The Mercurialis annua linkage group LG7, ddMerAnnu1.2, whole genome shotgun sequence genome includes the window ACATGGCCTCTTCATAATTCTGGATATTCCTATCCACTTGCTCATAAGATTCAACAGGTTCTCTCTGTTGCTTGGCGATCACGGAAATAGGATCGTCAGCCATGTCTTCCTGCAAACTCGCTAGCTTGTCGGTCAGCTGTTCTTCCTGTCGGATGATTCTCAAATGCAAATCATTAATCTTTTTCATCTGTTGCGACGATAGCTCGCCGAGATTGCCTGTTCTTACGCCCTGAAGATATTCTGTGATTAGGGTTTCAACCTGCGAGCCGCAGAGTGAATATAAGAGTCTGATGTAAATTGAGGGTCTGTAGCCAGCCAGCCAAAGCAAGGAATTTTCCAGGGAAGAATTCCAGGTCGGTGCGAAATAAGCGCAGGGACGGGCTCTAGCGAGTTGGATTCTTCTGTCTGTGTAATCCTGAAAATGCGTCATAATTTTCTCGACCAACTCCGAGAATAGAGTGTGTTGATCTCCATCTTCAGTTATGTTCAAGGCCTGGAGAAGCTCTTCTGAGTCTTCTTGTTGAAGTGTCATCCAATCAAGATAGCATCTTTCTGAATTTACCATTGAAAGATTAACAACTTTTCAGTTTATCAGCTTTTTTGGAAATCTTTCAGAGGATAGTTAATTAGAtactaaacttttttttttcttgctttTTGCCTATTTTGGTATAAAATAGGATA containing:
- the LOC126656669 gene encoding protein DOG1-like 3; this encodes MVNSERCYLDWMTLQQEDSEELLQALNITEDGDQHTLFSELVEKIMTHFQDYTDRRIQLARARPCAYFAPTWNSSLENSLLWLAGYRPSIYIRLLYSLCGSQVETLITEYLQGVRTGNLGELSSQQMKKINDLHLRIIRQEEQLTDKLASLQEDMADDPISVIAKQQREPVESYEQVDRNIQNYEEAMFSILQEADNLRLATLKELVSILSPLQAVDYLAAHKKFHLCLHEWGQRRDVLQGRTN